In Vicia villosa cultivar HV-30 ecotype Madison, WI linkage group LG7, Vvil1.0, whole genome shotgun sequence, the DNA window GTCAAGTATCCCTCCACTCCACTTTGGTCTACTTTCAACAGTCCTTCGTTTATCTTTTGTCGCAAATGAATATTTCCTCTCCAATGATGTCACTCTCATCTGCTCTTGCTTTTGACCAGCAGTAATCTGAACCTGTGATTCTTCGTCCGATCCAGATTCATAATCTTTACCTAACGGACTAAGAATGGTATATAAACCAGCAATTGCAGGTGCACCGATCGCAAAAGATATACATATTCCAACACCGATGGCTGGACGCTCAGATCTTTTATACCCTAAGTTTAGACCGCAAAGTGCATATTGAGCGAAACAGTTCACATGACCGAGAATTACCACTACCATTATGTGCATCCATTCATGAGGCTTATAAGTTCCATTCTTGCAATACTCCTTTCTAAGTTTGGCGATATCTTTCGGATTCCATCTGCACAATAGTACAAGGTGGTAGAATCTCTTTGGATGCTGATACAAACACATCAGTGTAAACAACGCATTGAGTATCTGATTGTTCACTTCAAACCATGCATTCCTCGCAGATTTCTTCGGTAGTACAGCATTCAACATACCAGTCATGACAAGGAACAGGATAGCCCCCGAAACAGCAACACATAAGATCCACGCAAAAAGTGCCATGTTCATCGGGTTTCTAATCCATTCCATCGACATCTTCTTAATCGAATTCCAATCAAGTTTCTTAGCAAATATGCCGCTGAATCGTTCTCTTAAACTATGCGAACTTGGAGAAGGTACAGACTGCGACGCCTGGTCCATCATAGTAGCAAGCCGCTTGAATTTAGTAGAAGCAGAACCAAATTTCAAGAAGTTCATCCTATTAGGAATACCACTCAACTTACCCGGGAACTTTCTCTCTGGATTTTCACCGGTCACCAACGTTCTTCGAGAACTCGAAATATCTATGGAAGTAAACTCTTCTACTTTACTCATACtcccattattattattacactCCTCAATTTCTTCTTTACCATTATCAACAGAAACCATTATGATATCAACTCAGATCTTCCTTAATCAAAATCAATTTCTCACAAATCAACCTTAAAAGTACAGAACAAACACTGcaagaaaacaaaaacataacAAACAATGCTAAGTATTCAAATCCAAAACAAATTTCATATCATATATCTATACAGATTCAATTCATGAAACAGAAACTCTTGAAAACTCAAATTtgcacccaaaaaaaaaaaagattctgACCAAACCCTAGTAATCAAACATGCtgataaaaaagcaaaaaaaaaaaaaaaaagtgaatagAAAAGTACCTGAAAACTGAGAAAACAAGAAGAAAGCGTTGAATCCAAGTAAGAGTTATATTCTGaacaaaaacacaaaatcaaGAAACGGTATATGAACTGTTTCAAACTTTCTACAAATGAAAAACAGAATATAATGAAAGGAAACACGAATTGCTTTGGAATATGTTCAAAAAGGTTGCTAAATGCGAATTcccagaaaaaagaaaaggaaaataagataaataaagATAAATTGATATTTGAAGAGTGGAAAATAAAATATCTTTGTTTATTAGAAACTTTATTAAAAGGAAAAACATTGAAAATTCAAACTCATCTAGAATAAATGTGTCATGGTAGATGAAACAGACAAGTCTTAATTAACGTTTTGTGCTACGTGTTTTTTTGTGTCCAATAATTTTGTGACATATGTTTAGTTGTTTCGGGAGCAGTGTTTTTTAAGTAAAAATC includes these proteins:
- the LOC131621046 gene encoding uncharacterized protein LOC131621046; its protein translation is MVSVDNGKEEIEECNNNNGSMSKVEEFTSIDISSSRRTLVTGENPERKFPGKLSGIPNRMNFLKFGSASTKFKRLATMMDQASQSVPSPSSHSLRERFSGIFAKKLDWNSIKKMSMEWIRNPMNMALFAWILCVAVSGAILFLVMTGMLNAVLPKKSARNAWFEVNNQILNALFTLMCLYQHPKRFYHLVLLCRWNPKDIAKLRKEYCKNGTYKPHEWMHIMVVVILGHVNCFAQYALCGLNLGYKRSERPAIGVGICISFAIGAPAIAGLYTILSPLGKDYESGSDEESQVQITAGQKQEQMRVTSLERKYSFATKDKRRTVESRPKWSGGILDIWDDISQAYLSLFCTFCVFGWNMERLGFGNMYVHIATFMLFCMAPFWIFILAAVNIEDDTVRQALVGAGIVLCFFGLLYGGFWRIQMRKRYNLPTYEFCFGKPAISDCALWLCCCWCTLAQEVRTGDAYHIVDDKFFSKEISAVDQPSVSPLRREGVASTKSGTSSPLGVNSSPSTFKPSSPLSSSSFFTEHRSPDGSLPTLKEELSEKDKDVTMTPPTPPLIQRESA